A genomic region of Rhodococcus pyridinivorans contains the following coding sequences:
- a CDS encoding TetR/AcrR family transcriptional regulator gives MTPAYEAEESDTPHADVQSADWREFQPLELDPILEHALEAFSENGFHGTTVRDLAGRVGVTVPALYYHYENKEAVLVTLLDAAVLDLIGRVSAAVADGGDDPVARFVNAVEAIVLNMTHRAQRSGLDSEVRHISPENRRTYAATRKRLELMMLDLVREGVEQQVFDVDDVEEAVRALLGMFQSIVRWYQLGGPLTPAQVAQRYIMIALRVVGHPAA, from the coding sequence ATGACCCCGGCGTACGAGGCCGAGGAATCCGACACGCCCCACGCGGACGTGCAGTCCGCCGACTGGCGCGAGTTCCAGCCTCTGGAGCTCGACCCCATCCTCGAACACGCCCTGGAAGCGTTCAGCGAGAACGGCTTCCACGGCACCACCGTCCGCGACCTGGCCGGCCGGGTCGGCGTGACGGTGCCCGCGCTGTACTACCACTACGAGAACAAGGAAGCCGTTCTCGTCACGCTGCTCGACGCCGCCGTCCTCGACCTCATCGGCCGTGTCTCGGCCGCGGTCGCGGACGGCGGCGACGACCCGGTCGCCCGCTTCGTCAACGCCGTCGAGGCGATCGTGCTGAACATGACCCACCGCGCACAGCGTTCGGGCCTGGATTCCGAAGTGCGCCACATCTCCCCGGAGAACCGCCGGACCTACGCCGCGACCCGCAAGCGTCTCGAGCTGATGATGCTCGACCTGGTGCGCGAGGGCGTCGAACAGCAGGTGTTCGACGTCGACGACGTCGAGGAGGCCGTGCGCGCTCTCCTCGGGATGTTCCAGTCCATCGTCCGCTGGTACCAGCTCGGTGGTCCCCTCACTCCCGCTCAGGTTGCCCAGCGGTACATCATGATCGCACTGCGGGTCGTGGGCCACCCGGCCGCCTGA
- the wecC gene encoding UDP-N-acetyl-D-mannosamine dehydrogenase: protein MADTFSGTVAVVGLGYIGLPTAVVLATRDVDVIGVDIDPRIVSAVSRGEVPFAEPDLAVSLAGAVAMGTLSATDTVPLADAYIIAVPTPFNADHTADLSYVRRATEQIAPQLRGGEIVVLESTSPPGTTESVSRWLSELRPDLRLPHTDEGLPDIHIAHCPERVLPGRIMIEMITNDRVVGGITPLCAQRAASIYRVFCQGEICLTDAASAEMAKLVENAYRDINIAFANELSYVSDELELDVWEVIRLANRHPRVNILSPGPGVGGHCIAVDPWFIVGASPGSAKLIRTAREINDSKPNYVAQQVIETCTRFKNPTVACLGLTFKANVDDIRESPALHVVELIAKALPDVELLLADPFVHEVPDTLAGYESVRTARCRDAIAAADIVVELVDHDQFRSLSRSLLAGKVVYDTRGVWR from the coding sequence ATGGCTGACACATTCAGCGGCACCGTCGCCGTCGTCGGACTCGGCTACATCGGTCTGCCGACGGCCGTCGTCCTCGCGACCCGCGACGTCGACGTCATCGGTGTGGACATCGATCCCCGTATCGTGTCGGCCGTCTCGCGGGGCGAGGTGCCGTTCGCCGAACCCGATCTCGCGGTGAGCCTGGCCGGCGCCGTGGCCATGGGGACGTTGAGCGCGACCGACACCGTTCCCCTCGCCGACGCGTACATCATCGCCGTGCCGACACCGTTCAACGCCGACCACACCGCCGACCTGTCGTACGTGCGGCGGGCGACCGAACAGATCGCCCCACAGTTGCGCGGCGGGGAGATCGTGGTGCTCGAATCGACGTCACCACCCGGCACCACCGAGAGCGTCAGCCGGTGGTTGTCCGAACTGCGGCCGGATCTCCGTCTCCCCCACACCGACGAGGGTCTGCCGGACATCCACATCGCCCACTGCCCCGAACGGGTGCTCCCGGGACGCATCATGATCGAGATGATCACGAACGACCGGGTGGTCGGCGGGATCACGCCGCTGTGCGCTCAGCGCGCCGCCTCGATCTATCGCGTCTTCTGCCAGGGCGAGATCTGCCTGACCGACGCCGCGAGTGCCGAGATGGCGAAGCTCGTCGAGAATGCCTACCGCGACATCAACATCGCCTTCGCCAACGAGTTGTCGTACGTCTCGGACGAACTCGAACTGGACGTCTGGGAGGTCATCCGCCTGGCGAACCGCCATCCCCGGGTGAACATCCTCAGTCCCGGCCCCGGTGTCGGCGGGCACTGCATCGCCGTCGACCCGTGGTTCATCGTCGGCGCGTCGCCGGGTTCGGCGAAGCTGATCCGCACCGCACGCGAGATCAACGATTCCAAGCCGAACTACGTGGCCCAGCAGGTCATCGAAACCTGTACGCGCTTCAAGAATCCGACGGTCGCGTGTCTGGGACTGACGTTCAAGGCCAACGTCGACGACATCCGGGAGAGCCCGGCGCTGCACGTCGTCGAGCTCATCGCCAAGGCGTTGCCCGACGTCGAACTCCTGCTCGCCGACCCGTTCGTGCACGAGGTGCCCGACACCCTCGCCGGATACGAGAGCGTGCGCACCGCGCGGTGCCGGGACGCCATCGCCGCGGCGGACATCGTCGTCGAACTCGTGGACCACGACCAGTTCCGGTCGCTGTCGCGCAGTCTCCTGGCGGGCAAGGTCGTCTACGACACCCGCGGGGTGTGGCGCTGA
- a CDS encoding ankyrin repeat domain-containing protein, whose amino-acid sequence MADDPIDPEILEIAKQTFDAARQGDVETLTAYVDAGVPVNLTNETGDTLLMLASYHGHAEAVQVLVERGADVNRLNDRGQSPLSGAVFKGVEAVVRVLAEAGADPRHGHPTAEDTAKMFGRDDYLELWQR is encoded by the coding sequence ATGGCCGACGACCCGATCGATCCCGAGATTCTCGAGATCGCCAAGCAGACCTTCGACGCCGCCCGCCAGGGAGACGTCGAGACCCTCACCGCGTACGTCGACGCCGGAGTACCGGTGAACCTCACCAACGAGACCGGCGACACGCTGCTCATGCTGGCGTCCTACCACGGTCATGCCGAGGCCGTACAGGTCTTGGTCGAGCGGGGAGCCGACGTGAACCGGCTCAACGACCGCGGCCAGTCGCCTCTCTCGGGGGCGGTCTTCAAGGGCGTCGAGGCAGTGGTGCGGGTGCTCGCAGAGGCCGGTGCCGACCCGCGTCACGGGCACCCCACCGCGGAGGACACAGCGAAGATGTTCGGGCGCGACGACTACCTGGAACTCTGGCAGCGGTAG
- a CDS encoding acyl-CoA dehydrogenase family protein has translation MKRTHFDDDHEAYRETVREFLAREIEPNYERWEEERLVDRSAWIAAGKSGIVGLGVPEEFGGSGVTDYRFRHIVQEEIARTGTTSFGAGLALQDDIAIPYILHLGTEDQKARWLPALATGERIGAIAMTEPGAGSDLQGVKTTAVREGDEWVINGQKTFITNGIHSDLVIVVCRTDPNAGSKGFSLIVVERDTPGFGRGRKLHKVGLAAQDTAELVFEDARVPAGNLLGTEGRGFVHLMENLPLERIGIAVSAITSARAAYEWTAQYVFERKAFGKHIGDLQNTRFALAEMLTEIEITESHVDRCVLALNAGELTPVDASKAKWWATELQKRVVDRCVQLHGGYGYMMEYPIGRAYVDARIQTIYGGTTEIMKEIIGRDIAAGYA, from the coding sequence ATGAAACGCACCCATTTCGACGACGATCACGAGGCGTACCGGGAGACCGTGCGCGAGTTCCTCGCCCGCGAGATCGAACCGAACTACGAGCGGTGGGAGGAGGAGCGCCTCGTCGACCGGTCGGCGTGGATCGCCGCGGGCAAGTCCGGCATCGTCGGCCTCGGGGTACCCGAGGAGTTCGGCGGTTCGGGCGTGACCGACTACCGCTTCCGGCACATCGTGCAGGAGGAGATCGCGCGCACCGGAACGACCTCCTTCGGCGCCGGACTCGCACTGCAGGACGACATCGCGATCCCGTACATCCTCCACCTCGGCACCGAGGACCAGAAGGCGCGCTGGCTGCCGGCACTCGCCACCGGCGAACGAATCGGCGCGATCGCCATGACCGAACCGGGCGCCGGATCCGACCTGCAGGGCGTGAAGACCACCGCCGTACGCGAGGGTGACGAGTGGGTGATCAACGGACAGAAGACGTTCATCACCAACGGAATCCACTCCGATCTCGTCATCGTGGTGTGCCGCACGGATCCGAATGCGGGGTCGAAGGGCTTCTCGCTCATCGTCGTCGAGCGCGACACCCCCGGTTTCGGCAGGGGCCGCAAACTCCACAAGGTCGGTCTCGCCGCACAGGACACCGCCGAGCTCGTCTTCGAGGACGCCCGCGTCCCCGCCGGGAACCTCCTCGGCACCGAGGGTCGCGGCTTCGTGCATCTGATGGAGAACCTGCCCCTCGAACGCATCGGTATCGCCGTCAGCGCGATCACCTCGGCGCGGGCCGCCTACGAGTGGACCGCGCAGTACGTCTTCGAGCGCAAGGCGTTCGGCAAGCACATCGGCGACCTGCAGAACACCCGGTTCGCGCTCGCCGAGATGCTCACCGAGATCGAGATCACCGAGTCGCATGTCGACCGGTGCGTACTCGCCCTCAACGCCGGGGAGCTCACACCGGTGGATGCGTCGAAGGCCAAGTGGTGGGCGACCGAACTGCAGAAGCGCGTCGTCGACCGCTGCGTGCAGCTGCACGGCGGGTACGGCTACATGATGGAGTACCCGATCGGGCGCGCCTACGTCGATGCACGCATCCAGACGATCTACGGTGGCACCACCGAGATCATGAAGGAGATCATCGGCCGCGACATCGCTGCCGGGTACGCGTAA
- a CDS encoding 3-hydroxyacyl-CoA dehydrogenase, translated as MIVNDSVAVVTGGASGLGLATVKALLNDGAQVVIIDLPSSNGETIAKELGDRVRFVAADVTDEAAVTEALDVAESLGPVRVAVNCAGIGNAIKTVSKKGAFPLDAFKKVVDVNLFGTFNVIRLAAERIAKTEPIDGERGVIINTASVAAFDGQIGQAAYSASKGGVVGMTLPIARDLASLLIRVVTIAPGLFKTPLLGSLPEEAQASLGAQVPHPARLGDPSEYGALAAHIVSNPMLNGEVIRLDGAIRMAPR; from the coding sequence ATGATCGTCAACGACAGCGTCGCCGTCGTCACCGGTGGTGCCTCCGGCCTCGGTCTCGCCACCGTCAAGGCCCTGCTGAACGACGGTGCCCAGGTCGTCATCATCGATCTGCCGTCGTCCAACGGTGAGACCATCGCCAAGGAACTCGGCGACCGCGTCCGCTTCGTCGCCGCCGACGTCACCGACGAGGCCGCCGTCACCGAGGCCCTCGATGTCGCCGAGTCGCTCGGACCCGTGCGTGTCGCGGTGAACTGCGCCGGCATCGGCAACGCGATCAAGACCGTCAGCAAGAAGGGTGCCTTCCCGCTCGACGCGTTCAAGAAGGTCGTCGACGTCAACCTGTTCGGCACGTTCAACGTCATCCGTCTCGCCGCCGAGCGCATCGCGAAGACCGAGCCGATCGACGGCGAGCGCGGCGTCATCATCAACACCGCTTCCGTCGCCGCCTTCGACGGCCAGATCGGCCAGGCCGCGTACTCGGCGTCCAAGGGCGGTGTCGTCGGCATGACCCTGCCGATCGCCCGCGATCTCGCGTCGCTGCTCATCCGCGTCGTCACCATCGCACCGGGCCTGTTCAAGACTCCGCTGCTCGGCTCGCTGCCGGAGGAGGCCCAGGCCTCGCTCGGCGCGCAGGTGCCGCACCCGGCCCGCCTCGGCGATCCGTCCGAGTACGGTGCCCTCGCCGCGCACATCGTCTCGAACCCGATGCTCAACGGCGAGGTCATCCGCCTCGACGGCGCGATCCGCATGGCTCCGCGCTGA
- a CDS encoding putative quinol monooxygenase — MALTALLELEFKADSLDDAKKVMTRVLDETRQFDGCDGIEILVDQKNEARWVVVEKWRSAEHDAAYRKFRAGEGAITELGPLLAGAPKLEHFTTL; from the coding sequence ATGGCGCTCACCGCTCTGCTCGAACTCGAATTCAAGGCCGACTCCCTCGACGACGCGAAGAAGGTCATGACCCGCGTGCTCGACGAGACGCGACAGTTCGACGGATGCGACGGCATCGAGATCCTTGTGGATCAGAAGAACGAGGCCCGTTGGGTGGTCGTGGAGAAGTGGCGCTCGGCCGAGCACGACGCCGCCTACCGCAAGTTCCGCGCCGGCGAGGGTGCCATCACCGAACTCGGACCCCTCCTGGCGGGAGCGCCGAAGCTCGAGCACTTCACCACCCTCTGA
- a CDS encoding NAD(P)H-dependent flavin oxidoreductase yields the protein MLTTAFTETFGVRHPIVQGGMQWVGRAELVAAVANAGALGMITALTQPTPEDLAKEIERTRELTDQPFGVNLTILPAITPPPYEEYRQVIIDSGVKIVETAGSNPAPHLPDFHAAGIKVLHKCTSVRHAVKAQDIGVDGISIDGFECAGHPGEDDVPGLVLIAAAAEKITIPMIASGGFGDGRGLVAALALGADGINMGTRFMCTEESPIHRTIKEAIVAASETDTELIFRPLRNTARVASNTVSREVVEILDRGGQFEDVRELVAGARGRLVYENGDPEAGIWTVGTVQGIIHDIPTAGELVERIVADAESLIAERLSGMMSRVNA from the coding sequence GTGCTGACCACCGCCTTCACCGAAACCTTCGGCGTCCGCCATCCCATCGTGCAGGGAGGGATGCAGTGGGTCGGCCGCGCCGAACTCGTCGCTGCGGTCGCCAATGCCGGCGCGCTCGGCATGATCACCGCTCTCACGCAACCGACCCCCGAGGATCTCGCGAAGGAGATCGAGCGCACCCGCGAGCTCACCGACCAGCCGTTCGGCGTCAACCTCACGATCCTGCCGGCGATCACCCCGCCGCCCTACGAGGAGTACCGCCAGGTCATCATCGACTCCGGTGTGAAGATCGTCGAGACGGCCGGATCGAATCCCGCGCCGCACCTGCCCGACTTCCACGCTGCCGGAATCAAGGTGCTGCACAAGTGCACCAGCGTCCGGCACGCCGTCAAGGCGCAGGACATCGGTGTCGACGGCATCAGCATCGACGGTTTCGAATGCGCCGGGCACCCCGGTGAAGACGACGTCCCCGGCCTCGTGCTCATCGCCGCCGCGGCCGAGAAGATCACCATCCCGATGATCGCCTCCGGCGGCTTCGGTGACGGTCGTGGTCTGGTCGCGGCCCTCGCGCTCGGCGCCGACGGCATCAACATGGGCACCCGCTTCATGTGCACCGAGGAATCGCCGATCCACCGCACCATCAAGGAAGCCATCGTCGCGGCGAGTGAGACCGACACCGAGCTCATCTTCCGTCCGCTGCGCAACACCGCCCGCGTCGCGAGCAACACCGTCAGTCGCGAGGTCGTCGAGATCCTCGACCGCGGAGGACAGTTCGAGGACGTGCGCGAACTCGTCGCCGGTGCCCGCGGCCGCCTCGTCTACGAGAACGGCGATCCCGAGGCCGGCATCTGGACGGTCGGTACCGTCCAGGGAATCATCCACGACATCCCCACCGCGGGGGAATTGGTCGAGCGCATCGTCGCCGACGCCGAGAGTCTCATCGCGGAGCGTCTGAGCGGCATGATGTCGCGCGTGAACGCCTAG
- a CDS encoding SDR family NAD(P)-dependent oxidoreductase, with translation MVSGKRDSIFDLTGKRALVTGASAGIGLGMARGLARAGADVTLWGRSEDKLAKAAADIGRFAGRVATRRVDVSDEQAVTDGVAALVDDFGGLDIVVVNAGIWSSLQKFHESTTERYRAVMATNVDGAFFTMRETSRVLVEQGTGGSMIVTSSLGALQGAGRNQPYGASKAAVLALANGCAVEFARHRIRVNSVLPGRLATDMTGPLQESDVFNSNVIGRVPLGRWGTPEDFEGIAVYLASDASSFQTGNTTLIDGGYSMF, from the coding sequence ATCGTTTCAGGGAAGAGGGATTCGATCTTCGACCTCACAGGCAAGCGCGCTCTCGTCACGGGTGCTTCCGCGGGGATCGGTCTCGGCATGGCCCGGGGTCTCGCCCGTGCCGGCGCCGACGTCACCCTGTGGGGCCGGAGCGAGGACAAGCTCGCGAAGGCCGCGGCCGACATCGGGAGGTTCGCCGGCCGTGTGGCGACCCGCAGGGTCGACGTCTCCGACGAGCAGGCCGTGACCGACGGTGTCGCGGCGCTCGTCGACGACTTCGGTGGGCTCGACATCGTGGTGGTCAACGCCGGCATCTGGTCGTCGCTGCAGAAGTTCCACGAGTCGACGACCGAGCGGTACCGCGCCGTCATGGCGACGAACGTCGACGGCGCGTTCTTCACGATGCGGGAGACCTCGCGTGTGCTCGTCGAGCAGGGCACCGGGGGTTCGATGATCGTCACGTCGAGCCTCGGTGCGCTGCAGGGCGCCGGACGCAACCAGCCGTACGGGGCGAGTAAGGCCGCGGTGCTCGCGCTCGCGAACGGCTGTGCCGTCGAGTTCGCGCGTCACCGGATCCGGGTCAACAGCGTGCTGCCGGGCCGGCTCGCCACCGACATGACCGGTCCGCTGCAGGAGTCCGACGTCTTCAACTCGAACGTCATCGGCCGTGTGCCGCTCGGCCGGTGGGGCACCCCGGAGGATTTCGAAGGCATCGCCGTCTATCTTGCGAGCGATGCGTCGTCCTTCCAGACCGGCAACACGACGCTCATCGACGGTGGCTACAGCATGTTCTGA
- the serS gene encoding serine--tRNA ligase, translating into MIDLKFLRENPDAVRESQRMRGEDPGLVDVLLEADASRRAAVLAGDNARAEQKALGKKVGKASPEERPALLDGAKELAAKVKELEAEQHAAQEAFDRAHLAISNVVQDGVPAGGEDDFVTLETVGELPTFDFEPKDHLALGESLGLIDMERGAKVSGARFYFLTGYGALLQLGLLQLAAQKATANGFTMMIPPVLVRPEVMQGTGFLGRHADEVYRLEEDDLYLVGTSEVPLAGYHSGEILDLSKGPKRYAGWSSCFRREAGSYGKDTRGIIRVHQFDKVEMFVYCRPEEAAAEHERLLAWERDMLAAIDVPYRVIDVAAGDLGSSASRKFDCEAWVPTQERYRELTSTSNCTTFQARRLNIRYRDENGKPQTAATLNGTLATTRWLVALLENHQQVDGSVKVPEALVPFVGREVLEPAG; encoded by the coding sequence GTGATCGACCTCAAGTTCCTCCGCGAGAATCCCGACGCCGTCCGCGAGTCGCAGCGCATGCGGGGAGAGGACCCGGGCCTCGTCGACGTGCTGCTCGAGGCCGACGCCTCCCGTCGCGCCGCTGTCCTCGCCGGCGACAACGCACGCGCCGAGCAGAAGGCCCTGGGCAAGAAGGTCGGCAAGGCGTCTCCCGAGGAGCGCCCCGCGCTGCTCGACGGCGCCAAGGAGCTGGCTGCGAAGGTCAAGGAACTCGAGGCCGAGCAGCACGCCGCGCAGGAGGCCTTCGATCGCGCGCACCTCGCGATCTCCAACGTCGTGCAGGACGGCGTGCCCGCCGGCGGCGAGGACGACTTCGTCACGCTCGAGACCGTCGGCGAGCTGCCCACCTTCGACTTCGAACCCAAGGACCACCTCGCGCTCGGCGAGTCGCTCGGGCTCATCGACATGGAGCGCGGCGCGAAGGTCTCCGGTGCCCGGTTCTACTTCCTCACCGGTTACGGCGCGCTGCTCCAGCTGGGTTTGCTGCAGCTGGCCGCCCAGAAGGCCACCGCGAACGGGTTCACCATGATGATTCCGCCCGTGCTCGTGCGCCCCGAGGTGATGCAGGGCACCGGCTTCCTCGGCCGGCACGCCGACGAGGTGTACCGACTCGAGGAGGACGACCTCTACCTCGTGGGCACCTCCGAGGTGCCGCTCGCGGGCTACCACTCGGGCGAGATCCTCGACCTGTCGAAGGGGCCGAAGCGCTACGCGGGCTGGTCGTCGTGCTTCCGTCGCGAGGCGGGCAGCTACGGCAAGGACACCCGCGGCATCATCCGCGTGCACCAGTTCGACAAGGTCGAGATGTTCGTCTACTGCCGCCCCGAGGAGGCCGCGGCGGAGCACGAGCGTCTGCTGGCCTGGGAGCGCGACATGCTCGCCGCCATCGACGTGCCGTACCGCGTCATCGACGTCGCCGCCGGCGATCTCGGGTCGTCGGCGTCCCGCAAGTTCGACTGCGAGGCCTGGGTGCCCACGCAGGAGCGCTACCGCGAGCTCACGTCGACGTCGAACTGCACGACCTTCCAGGCGCGTCGCCTCAACATCCGCTACCGCGACGAGAACGGCAAGCCGCAGACCGCCGCGACCCTCAACGGCACGCTCGCGACCACCCGCTGGCTCGTCGCGCTGCTCGAGAACCACCAGCAGGTCGACGGTTCGGTCAAGGTGCCCGAGGCTCTCGTCCCGTTCGTGGGACGCGAGGTGCTCGAACCCGCCGGCTGA
- a CDS encoding metallopeptidase family protein yields MEDEHFEELVSEALDEIPRELARAIDNVVVLVEPRHEEEPDLLGLYQGVALTERDSHYAGSLPDTITIYRDAILDICESDDDVVHEVLVTVVHEIAHYFGIDEERLHQLGWG; encoded by the coding sequence ATGGAGGACGAGCACTTCGAGGAGCTCGTCTCGGAAGCGCTCGACGAGATCCCCCGCGAACTCGCGCGGGCGATCGACAACGTCGTGGTCCTCGTCGAGCCCCGCCACGAGGAAGAACCCGACCTGCTGGGTCTGTATCAGGGCGTCGCGCTGACCGAGCGCGACAGCCACTACGCGGGATCGCTACCGGACACGATCACGATCTACCGCGACGCGATCCTCGACATCTGCGAGAGCGACGACGACGTCGTGCACGAGGTACTGGTCACTGTCGTCCACGAGATCGCGCACTATTTCGGAATCGACGAAGAGCGCCTCCACCAGCTGGGCTGGGGCTGA
- a CDS encoding septum formation family protein: MEVMAEDNKPKPDRRPPSARLTRRALVLVAAGAVLAAIATFVVAGFQGAGGGDDSAGANISTTGAVAGEAFGTATTGDCLTWSALDASDLAKVDCAETHLFEVVADIDLSLYPGTEWGPGSRFPSVTRFTELRDEQCAPAAMDYLDGRFDPHGKFSIGLINPGEAGWAAGERTLRCGLQFSSTTGNLLPIKGRVADQDQSRAWDVGVCIGINNGVPADPVECSKPHAFEVVAVVDLGGQFPGGLPSIEDQDGYLEETCTRLVNEYLGEPEALRNKTLTLFWDNLDYDSWLAGSRKVNCSIGKQVEGGGFSSITGSAKGDILIDGQPPVPPPPVPEGRSLPTPLPGAVPLPGS; encoded by the coding sequence ATGGAAGTGATGGCCGAAGACAACAAGCCCAAGCCCGACCGGCGCCCGCCCTCGGCGCGGTTGACCCGACGCGCCCTCGTGCTCGTTGCGGCCGGTGCCGTCCTGGCGGCGATCGCGACGTTCGTCGTCGCGGGGTTCCAGGGCGCCGGCGGCGGGGACGACAGCGCCGGCGCCAACATCAGCACGACCGGCGCGGTCGCGGGGGAAGCGTTCGGTACCGCCACCACCGGCGATTGCCTGACCTGGAGTGCTCTCGACGCGAGCGACCTCGCGAAGGTCGACTGCGCCGAGACGCATCTGTTCGAGGTGGTCGCCGACATCGACCTGAGCCTGTATCCCGGCACCGAATGGGGACCGGGATCACGCTTCCCGTCGGTCACGCGCTTCACCGAGCTGCGCGACGAGCAGTGCGCACCCGCCGCGATGGACTATCTCGACGGCCGGTTCGACCCGCATGGCAAGTTCAGCATCGGCCTCATCAACCCCGGCGAGGCGGGCTGGGCGGCCGGCGAACGCACGCTGCGGTGCGGTCTGCAGTTCTCGTCGACCACCGGCAACCTGCTCCCCATCAAGGGCCGGGTCGCCGATCAGGACCAGTCGCGGGCCTGGGACGTCGGCGTCTGCATCGGCATCAACAACGGTGTGCCTGCCGACCCGGTGGAGTGTTCCAAGCCGCACGCCTTCGAGGTCGTCGCGGTCGTCGACCTCGGTGGGCAGTTCCCGGGCGGTCTGCCGAGCATCGAAGACCAGGACGGCTATCTCGAGGAGACCTGCACGCGCCTGGTCAACGAGTACCTCGGCGAACCCGAGGCTCTGCGCAACAAGACCCTCACGTTGTTCTGGGACAACCTCGACTACGACAGCTGGCTCGCCGGCAGCCGCAAGGTGAACTGCTCGATCGGCAAGCAGGTCGAGGGGGGCGGATTCTCGTCGATCACCGGCAGCGCCAAGGGCGACATCCTCATCGACGGCCAGCCGCCCGTGCCGCCGCCGCCCGTGCCGGAAGGCCGGTCGCTGCCGACGCCGCTGCCGGGCGCCGTTCCCCTGCCGGGGTCGTGA
- the wecB gene encoding non-hydrolyzing UDP-N-acetylglucosamine 2-epimerase produces MEKVLVVYGTRPEAIKMAPVVTALQRSEVLEPVVAVTGQHREMLDQVNTLFGIEPSHDLDILTQRQGLEAITAKALGGVSDVIAREKPGAVLVQGDTTTCFAAALAAFYCQVPLVHLEAGLRTGDRYNPFPEELNRRLTSQLASLHLAPTPTSRANLLADGIDPGDIVVTGNTVIDALYTVTSQQPSLDNPDLAPLLDRPMVLITAHRRESWGEPMACSARAIARLARAFPHMAFLLPAHLNPIVREVLLPPLAGLDNVVVTNPLSYSDFALAMAASTIVLTDSGGVQEEAPSLGKPVLVMRETTERPEAVTAGTVRLVGTDEELIVDWVTRLLTRPAAYDEMARAVNPYGDGSAAQRSVAAIEHFFGLGPRPSEFAPVEAVGSY; encoded by the coding sequence ATGGAGAAGGTTTTGGTGGTCTACGGAACTCGTCCCGAGGCGATCAAGATGGCGCCGGTCGTCACCGCCCTGCAGAGATCGGAAGTACTCGAACCCGTTGTCGCAGTGACCGGCCAGCACCGCGAGATGCTGGACCAGGTCAACACCCTGTTCGGTATCGAACCGAGCCACGACCTCGACATCCTCACCCAACGGCAAGGGCTCGAGGCCATCACGGCCAAGGCCCTCGGCGGGGTGTCGGATGTGATCGCGCGGGAGAAACCCGGTGCGGTTCTCGTCCAAGGAGATACGACGACCTGCTTCGCCGCGGCCCTCGCGGCGTTCTACTGTCAGGTGCCGCTCGTGCACCTCGAGGCCGGACTCCGGACGGGGGATCGCTACAACCCCTTCCCCGAGGAACTCAACCGACGCCTGACCTCGCAACTGGCGTCGCTGCACCTGGCGCCCACCCCCACCTCCCGCGCCAATCTCCTGGCGGACGGGATCGATCCCGGCGATATCGTCGTCACCGGAAATACGGTGATCGACGCGCTCTACACCGTGACCTCGCAGCAACCCTCGCTCGACAATCCGGATCTCGCTCCGCTGCTGGATCGTCCGATGGTTCTCATCACGGCGCATCGGCGCGAGTCCTGGGGCGAACCGATGGCGTGCTCGGCGCGGGCCATCGCCCGTCTGGCCCGCGCGTTCCCGCACATGGCCTTCCTGTTGCCGGCACATCTCAATCCGATCGTGCGGGAGGTCCTCCTCCCGCCCCTCGCCGGCCTGGACAACGTGGTGGTGACGAATCCGCTGTCCTACAGCGACTTCGCGCTCGCGATGGCGGCGTCGACGATCGTGCTGACCGACAGCGGCGGTGTGCAGGAAGAGGCACCGAGTCTCGGCAAGCCCGTCCTGGTGATGCGGGAGACCACCGAGCGGCCCGAAGCCGTCACGGCGGGAACCGTCCGGTTGGTGGGGACGGACGAGGAGCTCATCGTCGATTGGGTCACCCGGCTACTCACCCGGCCCGCGGCGTACGACGAGATGGCCCGCGCAGTCAATCCGTACGGCGACGGGAGCGCCGCCCAGCGTTCGGTGGCGGCGATCGAGCACTTCTTCGGCCTCGGACCCCGCCCCTCGGAGTTCGCGCCCGTCGAGGCGGTCGGCTCCTACTGA
- a CDS encoding NUDIX hydrolase, translated as MIRVSAVVLRNAAGEVLTVRKRNTSRFMLPGGKPDPGETPAETAVRECAEELGAELDLSSLRLVGVFDAEAANEPGYRLEGTVYEHPLVEVAGAAAEIAETRWLDPAALPLPDDLAPLLEHHVLPALASASR; from the coding sequence GTGATCAGAGTGAGCGCCGTCGTTCTCCGCAACGCCGCCGGTGAGGTGCTCACCGTGCGGAAGCGGAACACGTCGCGGTTCATGCTGCCCGGAGGAAAGCCGGATCCGGGGGAGACCCCCGCCGAGACCGCCGTGCGCGAGTGCGCCGAGGAACTGGGCGCCGAACTGGATCTGTCGTCGTTGCGTCTCGTCGGGGTCTTCGACGCCGAGGCCGCCAACGAGCCCGGTTACCGGCTCGAAGGAACCGTCTACGAACACCCGCTCGTGGAGGTCGCCGGCGCCGCCGCGGAGATCGCGGAGACGCGCTGGCTCGACCCGGCGGCCCTTCCGCTGCCCGACGATCTCGCGCCGCTGCTCGAGCACCACGTCCTTCCCGCTCTCGCCTCGGCCTCCCGATAA